cctacCTACACTGGAGTGAGAATCTGATGCTAATATAGAGGCGTTTTTTGGTTTACAAGCTAACGCCATGTTCGAGGATTCTGTATCCACTCCCATGTaaagaaatattttttttctgatTCAAACTGCTTTCTGATTCAAACTTTTAATGACACGGCCGGGAAATGGGTCTATAGTTGAAGGGGGGCGGAAAGGTCATTATCAGAGAGGAGACGGGTATGGTGAGTTGGCAGGAAATGGCATGGTCCTTCAGAACACCCACTTCCTCCCTTccacctccccctttctctcgctcgctcttctccctctatcactTACTAGTGCCAGTGTATCCTTATTGAGCTCGTGTCTGTGTTGACCATTACActctgtattatactgtaggtGTTTAGAGCTTAACGAGTATCTGACGGGCTTCTGCTTCATTGCTGGGAAATGTATATGCCTTTGAGCTCTTTGGAAATAGACTGGATATGAGGGGGGATTTGCTTGTAGAAGTTGATGACGATAGATGATATTAGAACTGGTTAGTGGTCGTGTGCTGTTAGACAAGGCTGTTTTATGAGGGCTCTTTGTGGCATAGAAATAGGCTAACTGTTTGAGGACCAGACCAGTTTGAGGACCTTGGGTGGCATTTCAGTCTTCTAAACGCACACAAGCAGAGTGCCAAGTAACCGCAACACATTTCCACATTCCCACATTCACAGACGAGAAGTTTTGAGATGTAGGCTAGCCTACAGAAAGCTCTGCAGGTAGTGGCGTGTGTTTTGTGTGCGCTGTGAGCCTGGGTGCTTTTAGAGGATAATGTCATGTCACCCATGGATGACTAGGCTGTTCGTGTGAAGAAGATTAAGCTGGGGTGTATTTATTAGTGCACACCTGACCGTAGCAAACCTTGACCAAGCACTTTTCAACAAAAATgcaagtttctattggacaaattaggGTAGGTACCACCCCGTTTCGTCCCGTTTGCTTCCgcttggttcctagtgaatacaccccaggcaGTGTAGGGACCTGCCAGGCCTCGGAGCAGCATCCTTGAACGGTGCTGGGAGAGCTTCCGGCATCGAACATCGTCAAATCCCCAGCCCAAACGGTCTATGATGAGCAGATTAGTGTCCGCCACAGGGGTTCCTGGCTCAGTGTTACATTCAAACACATGCAGGAGAAGAATCTCTAGCATACACGaagacacagacgcacacacacaggaatgcaTACGCGGGGAGATGCACGCGGGCAAGCATACATAGTAAGGCATTACACATTTTctgagacatgcacacacacaggctagTTTACACTTTAATTCTCTCACTTTCACACATGACAAAAAAACATGCATAAGCTCATAGTATACAAATACACACGCATGGCACACACGGTGCATGCCAACGCACAGCAATGGTTTGGTCAATTATCTGCCTGGAGGTCAAAGTCATGGCATCAAAGACAAACCCATTGCCCTCTTTCACCCACATCAAAGCTGAAACGCTTCACTCAAAGCAGCAGACACAGGAGGACTGGACCTGGCGTTCTGTGCTTGTTTTTTTAGTCCAGAACGAATGTATTTTATTCCCGAAAGAGGATTTAGAACAAACACagggagctcacatcctggtaaCATTCCTGGTACACAACGAGAGGCAGTTTGACTCTCATTCATTTTTCTACAGATCCAAAACACATGACATTACAGGTAGAGTTCAAGAGGACAAGTCTTAGTGGGTCATCTTCCTTAACTTCGCCAATAAGAAACGTTTTTGTTTTCGTCGCAAAACGTTATGGTACGATGTAAATACACGCCTCATCTCCCATGGCTTCTAATTATTGTCTCGGTATACAGGCCAGCGAGCAGGACATCCTCAAGTACCTCATCAAGTGGGGAGAGCACCAGCTTATCAAGAGGATGGCTGACCGAGGTGAGAGACCCATTCCTCccgctttctccctccctctcttcttctctccctttggcccttctctctcttctcccctctcttcctttgGAGTAGGTGAACGATACTCACAACCACTGATACAGGCTCAGATATTGTTTCATCCCCCAAGCCCTAATGGTTACAGTTAGGTTTGAAGGTAAGGGTTTAATCTGATCCTAAGTCTGTAGTTACGGGGCAACTTCTGCAATCAaagctctttccttctctctccttatttctctacccctctttctctctctcactcgctcattctatacctctctctctcacacacacacaccgcccctgACAAACTGCTCTGGGCCAGTGATTTATGCCCTCATCCAGTTTAAGTGGAGTAATAACTAAGCACAGGGAGACTTTGCTGAGTAGGGCTGGACGGGACTTAGGTTGGCATGACTCGGTCTAACCAGCCATAGGATGctgtccaaatggcaccctaatccctactttatgcactacttttgactagagccttattggccctggtcaaaactagtgtactacatagggaatcgggtgccatttgggacacaaccatagTCAGATGAGTGTTTGGCCCAACCGGAGAACAGGGATGTCATGCTTACTCCTTCTCTACACTTTCATTTGTCGTTCAAGATGAGGAGTCTATTTTGGGTGCAGCTAGGTATTTTGTTGGGAAGATTCTTCATTGGAAATTGGAAAACCGTAGCTCTCTCCCAAAGGGGTTCTTCCTTGGCGCGTGAAACCAGTTACTCCAGATACGTACACAAAAAATACAGCAGGACCGAACTCAAAAAGTAGTTTGAAGCAGCTTATGTCATTTTCCAGTGCCTTAAATGACTTTGTTTGCACGGAGGGATGGATCATACACATATGTTTTGGCTTTATgtgaagaagtgtgtgtgtgtgtgtgtgtgtgtgtgtgtgtgtgtgtgtgtgtgtgtgtgtatgaaaatATATACCTTACTGCAGGAGTAAGCAACTCGATTTAGCCGAGGGCCGGAACACAATTATTAATCATTTTTACacagcaaattgaccacaagtaaAGCCGAAGAGATTAGGCGGAATTTTCCTGTGGCAAAAACGGCTACGCTCTGAACTAATGCACCGCAACGTTCTAAAGAGTGGGAGCTTGGATACTGTACATCCCgattgcattgtgtgtgtgtcttactgtgtgtgtgtgtgtatccccccTCAGAGCCCAACCTCCTAAGCGGCACGGCCCACAGCGTGAACAAGCGGGGGGTGAAGAGGAGAGACCTGGACATGGAGGAGCTCAAGGAGATCCTGTCCCCTCTGCTGCCCTACGTCCGCACCGAACACATACTGCCCGCCCACAGCGAGGTCCTCTCTGacacagtgagtgtgtgtgtgtgtgtgtgtgtctgcaccgAACACATACTGCCCCCCCCGACAACGAGGTCCTCTCCGACTCGGTGCAATGTCCTGATTCTCTGTGGTCATTCCATGGCTCTTATCGCAAGAGTTGGGACGTGTCCTGGTTAAATTCCTAATCTAACCCCTCATACACTCATGGCCACCTGATCATCCCCAGCTTTCAGCTGGTTCATTCATTTCCTTAATTCTCCCTACAACTCTTCCCCAGCTCtggtcactatatagggaagagggtggcatttgggacacagtcaacGTACCTGGTCAAAATAAgggttaataaataaataaaggtgtGTTTTCCCAGGCTAAAACAGTCGTTTTTACTAATGTTTTCATTGTAGTCCTTTTCGTTGTAGATAATATTATGCACTATATACTGTGTCTTGTTGCAGTGTTTGGTTTAAGTTGAGGTAGCCAAATGCAGCTAGTATTTTTGTTGCCCATCTTTTTTCAGTCTATGAAGCCAGCAGGATCAGTCTGGCTGTAGTGTACGTTGCATTCCTCCATTTAACTTGACTGCCCCTCTCCTTCCTGCTTTccttctcactctccctcttttccccacACCTCCTCGCTCTTTCTGCCTCTCCTCTCGCGCTCTTttttcgctctctccctctcctttcctttcccttgcCACTCTACCCCCTCCCAGATGAAGAGGGGTCTGATCAGCACCCCTCCCTCAGACATGCTGCCCACGGCGGAGGGTGGAAAGGCCAACTCTTGGCTGAGGCAAAAGAGTGCCGGCATCTACGTGCGACCCCGCCTCTTCTCGCCCTACGTGGAGGAGGCCAAGGTTGGGACAACACCACACAACAGAACCactacgtacgcacacacactgtTTGTACATCACAACATGAACAATGGTGGGCATCGTCACATCTAAGATACAAGGGGTGGATTAAAATTTCCCATGCTATTGTCCATTATTCTCTATGAAGATTCATTACAATTCGCCTTcggaattgactgaattgaaacctgaattgaccccaaccgtgtctctctctctctctacacacacacacacacacacacacacacacacacacacacacacacacttcttcacATAAAGCCAAAACATATGTGTATGATCCTAACCCCCCTGTTGttgtgctgtctgtcagtctgtgctGGATGAGATAATGGTGGAGCAGACAGACCTGGTGCGCCTGCGCATGGTCCGTATGTCCAACGTGCCTGACACCCTTTACATGGTCAACAATGCTGTGCCCCAGTGCTGTCACATCATCAACCACCAGCAAATCGGTGGCAGCCAGACGACCCCACCCTCAGTGGTGGCCAATGAGATACCAGGTGGGTGGAGTTGCAAAGCTAGCTTTCTTCCAGCTTCCCAAAATGAAAATGATCAAAATGTGGCTGTAGATTTTTTGTCATTTTGTAGCTCTTATCCACAGCGTCTTAGTCAGTTCTTCCTGAAAAGATACTAATGCAATTGTAACAAGGAAGAAATGGTGTTGAGAAAGCTGCTATGACAAACATGGATAACGTGACGGAATAAATCCCGCCTCTACCAATTTGCAGTCTTCCTACAAACTCCAATGGTCGACAGAAACATGTAGGAGATCTCATGAAAATGTGGTGCGGGTCAAAGTTGGCCCTTAAGTACCGATCTAAAGTCTGTGAGGTTTATTCCGTAACGTTTCAGTGTAGGTTTGGGAATAATGAACAGAACCTGGACCTGCGTTAAGGCGCCACTTCTGTTATGGCTATTTCTCTTCCATACAAGATAAGACTTCCCCTCCTCCATCTATCCTCATCCCTCCAACAAGTGATGAACCTCTTTGTTTTCTTATCTCATTGCCGATCCACTCAGTGCCCAGCGAAGAGGCGGTTATGCGTTGCATATATTGTTCATCTCCACCACGCTGCCCTGACAGGGCCTCAAGTTCTCAGTTAGCTCTTGTTTTTCTGGGTTTGGAAAGGCAAACCTTTGCTCTTGGCTGCGggcaccctactccctttatagtgcacaacttCTTGACCAGAGCCAATAGAGCATTTTTTTAGGACTGTGTGGGTATATTCTATATTCTTCTATGATCTCAGACGAGCAGTAGTTATTGGCATCATTGACAGAGATGGGACGACCTGTGAGATGACCCTTTCACCCTTCATCTcggtctcccactctctctcatccctctctcatcatcccgccctctctttttctcctacAGTTTTCTCCCTTACCATAGAGAGATGACACACTCTTTCCCGCCTCCATCCCTTTATCTTTCTGCTTTTCTTTTGTCTGCCCTGCCTTtcttttttgtatgattcccctTGGCCTCCACCATTGGCCTTGCTTTcacctctcctactctctccttctcttttctctctctcccatttctctcgctccttctgtcctagtgtttctctctctcacccccattCAATTAAATGACGTTACTAATTCCTCAGGGACTTATTTCAGGAATTGCTAACCGTACAAATAGCAATGTTGGGATATTTGGAAAGCCATAATAAATcaacaatataataatactcCTTTTCAAAATATTAATCTTGAACTTACAATCTGTAGATACTATGCGATAAGAAAGGTTCAGAGTTTATGTGAAACATCACAgtacatttgaaaaaaatatggcacatggaaatcaTAAGGGGGTGGTTTACGGAGATAGGTAGgatcatcaaatgtatttataaagcccttcttgcaTCAGCTGaaatatcaaagtgctgtacagaaacccagcctaaaaccccaaacggcaagaaatgcaggtgtagaagcacggtggctagaaaaaattccctagaaaggccaaaacctaggaagaaacctagagaggaaccaggctatgaggggtggccagtcctcttctggctgcaccgggtggagattataacagaacatggccaagatgttcaaatgttcataaatgaccagcatggtcaaataatagtaatcacagtgaacaggtcagggctccatagccgcaggcagaacagttgaaactggagcagcagcacggccaggtggactgggaacaacaaggagtcatcatgccaggtagtcctgaggcatggtcctagggctcaggttctccgagagagggaaagaaagaaagaaagaaagaaagaaagaaagaaagaaagaaagaaagaaagaaagaaagaaagaaagaaagaaagaaagaaagaaagaaagaaagaaagaaggagagaaagaaagaaggagacaaagaaagaaagagagaaagaaagagagaattagagagagcatacttaaattcacacaggacagcagataagacaggagaaattctccagatataacagactgaccctagccccccgacacacaaactactgcagcataaatactggaggctgagacaggaggggtcaggagacactgtggccccatccgatgggctgagagtagctgaggggttggATTAAAGCTCATGATCTATAATAGTTAAGACTGAAAacactatataatatatactggATATGTTTAAGTACTATCTATCAGGATGTAGTGTATATCAAATAACTATATTTGCTACGTACAGTAACTACTGTGTAAAATTAGAATGTAACTTGTCCTCCGAAGACTTGATGGGCCAgtaaagaagaaaataaattccctCCGGGACCATTGAAAAGGCTAAATATTTCCATATCCTCCAGCGCACACAATACATGCAATATTTACCATTATGTCATGATTTTATGTTTGAGTGGTCCCCAGCATGTAAAACACCTTATCTAATTTTGTTATTCAATTATGTTTTTAATTATATACAAATTCGAACCTATGGCAACACCGTAGACGTGTGCCAGAGGCTGCGGCATTACAGCTAGACCAACCTGGTCACTCAGTTATGTTTTTGTAATGAACTCTCTCTCAGTTCCCAGGCTGGCCGTGGTGAAGGAGATGATCCGGAGGCTGCAGGACCTGCGTCACACGGACCAGGTACAGCGTGCGTACGCCCTAAACTGCGGCGAAGGTGCCACGGTTAGCTATGAGCTGCAGATCCGCGTGCTCCGCGAGTTCGGCCTGCCGGACGCCGCCGCAGAACTGCTGCAGGTGAGATGCCAAtcaatctttttattttttttatagatttgTTATGTGTTGTTGAACTTAGTAAAGCTGTAGGTTGGCACAAAAGAGCACAGACAAGTGCATACAAACAATCATCTTCAGCacaattaaatgttttacttttcttCAAAGATATTATTTCACCCGAATTTTGTAAACTGCATGATGCAGCTGATGCACGCAATCAATCGCCAGTTGCGGTATTTGGTGCTCGCATAGGATAATGTGCCTACTGCCGTCTATTTGAAATGTTATGGTAATTTGATCAATGCTCGCTGCCATGTCCTCGTGCAACCTTTCGCCAATAGTGTGAAAATGATATGATAGCGAACGGATTCTCAACTACTTCATCCGTCTACAGAAGTGCCTGTGGCCATCCACAAAAAGGGATGCTTTGTACCCGTCTCCCTTTTGGGTATATTCTAAGCATGCGTTGTAGTCCCccattttccctcagaacagcctcaattcataggGGCAtggctctacaaggtgtcgaaaggctTTCACAGGgaggctggcccatgttgacgccaaagCTCCCACAGTGgtgtcatgttggctggatgtcctttgggtggtggacctttcttgatacacatggaaaactgtagagagtgaaaaacccagcagcgttgcagttctcgacacactcaaaccggtgcgcctagcaactaccaccataccccattcaaaggcacttaaatgttttgtcttcaccctctgaatggcacacatacacacaatccatgtcttaattgtctcaaggcttaacaattaattatttaacctgtctcctcccctttgtctacactgactgaagtggaattaacaagtgacatcaataagagagcatagctttcacctggtcagtctgtcatggaaagagcaggtgttcttaatgttttgtacaatatGTCAAATAATAGGAAAAAAATAGGCTATATATCAATATCTAATGTCTAGGCAGTAATGGATTGGTCAACAACCTAAAGAATACAGTGACGAGATGTTGTTTTCATGCTGTGTTCCTTTTTGTTTGGCTGTGTTTTTCATTTAATGCTCTGAAGGCCTCTGTCACCAGCGTGCCACTTTAATGACAAACGTCTCAGGAATTCTGGCTGGAGCACATCAGGCATTTTGTCCCCCCTCATTACATTTTATTTAGTTTTCCATTGAGTGGTGACTGGGCCAAAGTTAACTCAAACTTTGTACTTCCCCCGGTTAGAATcactctttttttatttttttacatagcCGTAATGTAGCAGACTGCCTTTAAGACGAAGTACATCCAGTTTCTTGAGTAGCTTTGGCAAGCCGTTCCTCCGCAATTTTGGACTAATTGTTGTGTGCTGTGCTCCACCCCTCATAGAACCCTCACAAGTTCTTCCCGGAGGAGCGCTTTGGCGACGAGAGCCCCGTCCTAGCGCTGCGCCAGCCGTCGGGTGGCAGCCGTAGTGGAGGGCGTTGCCGGGTCAACAGCAGCCCAGTTGTGGAGAGCATGTTCACCGATCTGGAGGCCATGGCGGGCTTCCACCCGCCGCTGCCCCCTCCCCCGCCGCCTTACCACCCACCGGCCACGCCCACTCACAATGCCCAGCTCAAAGCCAGTGGATGGAGGCCTGGACGTGCCCCCAGCCAGCCCCCGTCACGCTCTTTCTCCTACCCCTGCAACCACAGCCTGCTCCACCACACGGCGAGCTCCTCCTCCAAGCATGGCAGCCCCGCCTACCCACCGGCGGCCAAGCCCCTGCCGCCAGACTGCACCAATCGCCAGGGCGGGGGGGTACGCACCCCGCATCAGGATAAACAAGGGGTGAGTAGAGGTCTACAGGACTCCAGAGCTGTTGTGTTCCCCTGAGATGGTGGTAATGACAGGGCCTACGGGGATAGCGGGAATGCAGAGCTGGAATTGGGTGGGAATGTGGGGATGCCATTTTGATTGAGGGGAGTGTCCTGAGCTATGTTGAAATGTAGGTGGCAACAATGTGTAATGGAAGAGAGGAAAGTGGGGTCCTTTTCTCAAATGTACTTCTGAGGGAGAATGAGAGCTTAAATGTCCTCATCTTGACATCCCCAATATATCGTATCAGGTTGCTATTGTCTTAAGGTTTGTTTGTATCTGCAGAACGTGGCGCCGGTCATCAACGAGTTCATGCCGGACATTGCCATGGGCGTGTCGGCCATGACCCTGAAGGAGCGTCGCCTGCCCGAGGTCACCATGGAGGTGGAGCCTCACGACCCGCACCCTCACCCCTCCACGGCCCCTCCCGCTGTGCCCCACTGCCACCTGGGCCTGAACCGCCACGGTCCGTATGCCTCCCGCAAGAGGCACGCTGCCGAGCCCAAGCCCGAGGCCCAGGCGTCGGAGTATCCTGACTTGTACGAGTTTCCCGGGCGCCATGTGAGCTCCTTCGCCGGGCCGGACCTCTACAGTCACAGTCGAGTTCCTTCGGGAGGGGGCCTGGTCCCTCCACAGTACTCCCCCGACGAACAGCAGCCAAACCCCTGCCGCGGCCCAGTCGGCACCCCACTCCGCCTGGATGTTCTAGAGCAACCCCCCCAGAGACTAGATCTGGCTCTGGCCATGCAGAGCGGAGGAGTTCAAGCAGCCGGGCCATCACACAACCCGAGAGGACGCACCCGAACTGAAACAGACCTCACTTGCGGACTGGGACAGGCGCGGCCCGCAGAACCTTACTCTGAGGAGGTGGTGGGGGCCAGGGACCGCAGGTCGCCCAACAAACCTGAGTACCCTTACAGGAAGTCTGCACTCTGACCCTCCGCAACTAAGACTGTCAGAGGCCTCGGGAAAAGGCAAGAGCGCTAAAGGACGTTTCCTGTAGGGGGATTTGGGGTT
The window above is part of the Salmo salar chromosome ssa15, Ssal_v3.1, whole genome shotgun sequence genome. Proteins encoded here:
- the btbd7 gene encoding BTB/POZ domain-containing protein 7, whose protein sequence is MGVNASSYPHSCSPRFGSNSQSQQTFIGTSSYGSQGYGGEGKLYSLESGPEKPQDKKKKSSGLATLRRRFIKRRKSSRSADHVRQMRELLSGWDVRDANALVEEYEGTAALKELNLQAGLARAEARSLHRDLAALYQHKYCTDVDLIFQDACFPAHRAVLAARCPFFKTLLSSSPGYGAEVLLDVGTAGMDAAMFSALLHYLYTGELGPEVDARLRNMDVLVRLSEEFGTPSSLEEDMHGLCEHMCFYDSLLSFSSDSELVEVFSAGPAVGVAAGGGGGPVIQGPADEELRAHKAVLSARSPFFRNLLQRRIRTGEEITERALQTPTRIILDESIIPKKYARVILHCMYTDAVELALVLRGSPSAGSLGEVQALVAGGRGVASRAEEAMELYHIALFLEFSMLAQGCEDIVVESISLDTVVPILKWSSQPYGSKWVHRQAMHFLCEEFSQVMTSDVLYELGKEHLVAAIQSDYLQASEQDILKYLIKWGEHQLIKRMADREPNLLSGTAHSVNKRGVKRRDLDMEELKEILSPLLPYVRTEHILPAHSEVLSDTMKRGLISTPPSDMLPTAEGGKANSWLRQKSAGIYVRPRLFSPYVEEAKSVLDEIMVEQTDLVRLRMVRMSNVPDTLYMVNNAVPQCCHIINHQQIGGSQTTPPSVVANEIPVPRLAVVKEMIRRLQDLRHTDQVQRAYALNCGEGATVSYELQIRVLREFGLPDAAAELLQNPHKFFPEERFGDESPVLALRQPSGGSRSGGRCRVNSSPVVESMFTDLEAMAGFHPPLPPPPPPYHPPATPTHNAQLKASGWRPGRAPSQPPSRSFSYPCNHSLLHHTASSSSKHGSPAYPPAAKPLPPDCTNRQGGGVRTPHQDKQGNVAPVINEFMPDIAMGVSAMTLKERRLPEVTMEVEPHDPHPHPSTAPPAVPHCHLGLNRHGPYASRKRHAAEPKPEAQASEYPDLYEFPGRHVSSFAGPDLYSHSRVPSGGGLVPPQYSPDEQQPNPCRGPVGTPLRLDVLEQPPQRLDLALAMQSGGVQAAGPSHNPRGRTRTETDLTCGLGQARPAEPYSEEVVGARDRRSPNKPEYPYRKSAL